One segment of Gemmatimonadota bacterium DNA contains the following:
- a CDS encoding HAMP domain-containing histidine kinase, with translation MNRRYWPAALALLSLGILGSYLLYTEHLVREIRVEAAVHMRMYALVQRGLLSPEEDAPLESLVGLQDALKELGVPIVALSADGQPFAWVNLPFQADLPRAADRERVLRYARRLDRQNPPIVQPGVGTIHFGAPPVLGWLRWVPWLQVAGALLVLLGAGALVRVNLRAERERLWAAMARELAHQMGTPLSSLAGWVELLRLPEAQREGMAGAERIAEEIERDVERLERVSRRFEMIGKAPRLEPVPVAEVLAEVEHYLRPRLPRLVGGLELRVRVQRGLPPVRASRVLLVWALENLVKNALDAVGGRGGRILLAASRVGQERVRLAVADTGPGVAPAMRDRLFDPGATTKAGGWGVGLSLSRRIVERYHGGRITVRARRRGGTVFEVVLPAWRERDSRGRVFRNP, from the coding sequence ATGAACCGGCGGTACTGGCCCGCAGCGCTGGCCCTGCTGTCCCTCGGCATCCTCGGGTCCTACCTCCTGTACACAGAGCACCTGGTGCGGGAGATCCGGGTGGAGGCGGCGGTGCACATGCGCATGTACGCGCTGGTGCAGCGGGGGCTGCTCTCGCCGGAAGAGGATGCGCCGCTCGAGTCGCTGGTCGGGCTGCAGGACGCGCTCAAGGAGCTGGGCGTGCCCATCGTCGCGCTCAGCGCGGACGGCCAGCCCTTCGCCTGGGTGAACCTCCCCTTCCAGGCCGATCTGCCCCGTGCCGCGGACCGCGAGCGAGTGCTGCGCTACGCTCGCCGGCTGGACCGCCAGAACCCGCCCATCGTGCAACCGGGGGTGGGTACCATCCATTTCGGTGCGCCGCCCGTGCTGGGCTGGCTGCGCTGGGTGCCGTGGCTGCAGGTGGCGGGCGCGCTGCTGGTCCTGCTCGGTGCCGGGGCTCTGGTCCGCGTCAACCTGCGGGCGGAGCGGGAGCGCCTGTGGGCGGCCATGGCCCGGGAACTGGCGCACCAGATGGGTACGCCCCTTTCCTCACTGGCGGGCTGGGTCGAGCTGCTGCGACTGCCGGAGGCGCAGCGCGAGGGCATGGCCGGGGCGGAGCGGATCGCGGAGGAGATCGAGAGGGACGTCGAGCGCCTGGAGCGCGTGTCGCGCCGCTTCGAGATGATCGGCAAGGCGCCGAGGCTGGAGCCTGTCCCGGTGGCCGAGGTCCTGGCCGAGGTCGAGCACTACCTGCGGCCGCGGCTGCCGCGACTCGTGGGCGGCCTCGAGTTGCGCGTGCGCGTGCAGCGCGGGCTCCCGCCCGTGCGCGCGAGCCGGGTGCTGCTGGTCTGGGCGCTCGAGAACCTGGTGAAGAACGCGCTGGATGCCGTGGGCGGGCGCGGCGGCCGCATCCTGTTGGCGGCGAGCCGGGTGGGCCAGGAGCGCGTGCGCCTTGCCGTGGCAGATACCGGCCCCGGCGTGGCGCCGGCCATGCGCGACCGGCTGTTCGACCCGGGTGCGACCACCAAGGCGGGCGGCTGGGGCGTGGGCCTGTCCTTGAGCCGGCGCATCGTCGAGCGCTACCACGGCGGCCGGATCACGGTGCGGGCGCGGCGGCGGGGTGGTACCGTGTTCGAGGTCGTGCTGCCGGCGTGGAGGGAGCGGGACAGTCGCGGAAGGGTATTCAGGAACCCATGA
- the gatB gene encoding Asp-tRNA(Asn)/Glu-tRNA(Gln) amidotransferase subunit GatB yields MSYQPVIGLEVHVQLKTATKMFCGNSAEFGAEPNSHVCPVCLGLPGALPVINAAAVELGVRAALGLNCTIHQTSIFARKNYFYPDLPKGYQITQYDRPLATAGWLEVETRGTTDPGSGSGSGSGSGQRDAGTQGRSPPPGRRIRIRRIHLEEDAGKSLHDRFAGKTAVDLNRAGVPLIEIVTEPDLASPEEARAFLGRLKQVLEYLEVSDCDMEKGSLRVDANVSVRPAGSVTFGTKTEVKNMNSFANVERALAYEIERQVALLESGGTVEHETLLWDAARGEARPMRSKEESHDYRYFPDPDLPPLVLERSRIEALGAALPELPGARARRFREQYGLPDYDAEVLTATRAVADYYEALAGAAADPKAASNWVMTEVLAWLNQRQCAITELPITPDRLAQLIALVADGTLSTTMARHVFARMAETGLPPALIVQQEGLAQVRDQAQLEGWADEVLAAFPAEAERYRAGEAKLLAFLMGQLMRRSGGKADPRQASEILRRKLE; encoded by the coding sequence ATGAGCTACCAGCCGGTCATCGGACTCGAGGTGCACGTCCAGCTCAAGACGGCCACCAAGATGTTCTGCGGCAATTCCGCGGAGTTCGGCGCCGAGCCGAATAGCCACGTGTGCCCGGTGTGCCTGGGGCTGCCCGGCGCGCTGCCGGTCATCAACGCCGCGGCCGTCGAGCTGGGCGTACGCGCCGCACTGGGGCTCAACTGCACCATCCACCAGACCAGCATCTTCGCGCGCAAGAACTACTTCTACCCGGACCTGCCCAAGGGCTACCAGATCACGCAGTACGACCGGCCGCTGGCCACCGCCGGCTGGCTGGAGGTGGAGACGCGGGGGACGACGGATCCGGGATCGGGGTCGGGATCGGGATCGGGATCGGGACAGAGGGACGCAGGGACGCAGGGGCGCAGCCCCCCACCGGGCAGGCGCATCCGGATCCGGCGCATCCATCTCGAGGAGGACGCGGGGAAGTCACTGCACGACCGGTTCGCGGGCAAGACGGCCGTGGACCTGAACCGGGCGGGGGTGCCGCTCATCGAGATCGTCACCGAGCCGGACCTCGCCTCGCCCGAGGAAGCGCGCGCGTTCCTGGGGCGGCTCAAGCAGGTGCTCGAGTACCTCGAGGTCAGCGACTGCGACATGGAGAAGGGCAGCCTGCGGGTCGACGCCAACGTCTCCGTGCGGCCGGCTGGGAGCGTGACGTTCGGGACCAAGACGGAAGTCAAGAACATGAACTCGTTTGCCAACGTCGAGCGGGCGCTGGCCTACGAGATCGAGCGGCAGGTCGCGCTGCTCGAGTCCGGGGGCACGGTCGAGCACGAGACGCTGCTCTGGGACGCCGCCCGGGGCGAGGCGCGGCCCATGCGCTCGAAGGAGGAAAGTCACGACTACCGCTACTTCCCCGACCCCGACCTGCCCCCGCTGGTGCTCGAGCGGTCGCGAATTGAGGCGCTAGGCGCGGCCCTGCCCGAGCTGCCGGGCGCGCGCGCCCGCCGGTTCCGCGAGCAGTACGGGCTTCCCGATTACGACGCCGAGGTCCTCACGGCCACCCGCGCCGTGGCCGATTACTATGAGGCGCTCGCCGGCGCGGCCGCGGACCCCAAAGCGGCCAGCAACTGGGTCATGACCGAGGTGCTGGCCTGGCTCAACCAGCGGCAGTGCGCCATCACGGAGCTCCCCATCACCCCCGACCGGCTGGCCCAGCTCATCGCTCTGGTGGCGGACGGCACGCTCTCCACCACCATGGCGCGCCACGTCTTTGCCCGCATGGCCGAGACCGGACTGCCGCCCGCCCTGATCGTCCAGCAGGAAGGGCTGGCGCAGGTGCGCGACCAGGCGCAGCTCGAGGGCTGGGCCGATGAGGTCCTGGCCGCCTTCCCCGCCGAGGCCGAGCGCTACCGCGCAGGCGAGGCGAAGCTGCTCGCCTTCCTCATGGGCCAGCTCATGCGCCGCTCGGGCGGCAAGGCCGATCCCCGGCAGGCAAGCGAGATCCTGCGCCGCAAGCTCGAGTAG
- a CDS encoding UvrD-helicase domain-containing protein, whose product MSDSSYLAGLNPEQQEAVHHFEGPLLVLAGAGSGKTRVLTTRVAHLVQEHGVDPACILAVTFTNKAAGEMRQRIRRLLNREPAGMWMGTFHAIGARLLRRHAARLGWAPNFGIYDAEQALREVKRAMERLNLSTKRWHPKAVHAAISSAKNQLVGPAAYAGQAFDPFARVVAGVYEAYQAALKEQNAFDFDDLLVYPVELLAEHPPVLAMYRGRFHFLLVDEYQDTNHAQYKLLELLARQHANIMVVGDDDQSIYGWRGADIRNILEFEQDFPQARVVRLEQNYRSTRRILDAANRVIAENVRRKGKTLRTEAAAGELLTQVEALDERDEANWIAGEIETRLAGSAERSLRDFVVLYRTNAQSRALEEALRRRDLPYQIVGGTRFYERREIMDVLAYLRLLSNPRDAAAFERVANYPRRGIGDVSRNRLLAWASAGGLTPVEAAARAAECDGLTSAGAAALVGFAALVERFRALAAELPVGELIEQLIREVRLLDALRQEGPEGEERIENVRELLASAHSFDAGAAEEAEEDDVAEGATSLDLFLQKVSLLTDVDRHDPQANAVTLMTLHNAKGLEFPFVFITGLEDGLFPLARAYDEPAELEEERRLFYVGITRAQHKLFLSHARTRRRAAELMSCIPSSFLEPIPEALLERQETPALARLRAGQSGGWRRELRGRRSRAGGARGDGMGELVVDYADTQDAPRFVKGERVRHPHFGRGTIRELSGLGSDLKAVIEFEGYGRKKVFVRYANLQKEL is encoded by the coding sequence ATGAGCGACTCGAGCTATCTTGCCGGGCTCAACCCGGAGCAGCAGGAAGCGGTCCATCATTTTGAGGGGCCGCTGCTGGTGCTGGCGGGTGCGGGCTCCGGAAAGACGCGCGTGCTTACCACCCGCGTCGCCCACCTGGTGCAGGAGCACGGCGTGGACCCCGCCTGCATCCTGGCCGTGACCTTTACCAACAAGGCGGCGGGGGAGATGCGACAGCGCATCCGGCGCCTGCTGAATCGGGAGCCGGCCGGCATGTGGATGGGCACCTTCCACGCCATTGGCGCCCGGCTGCTGCGGCGCCACGCCGCCCGGCTGGGCTGGGCGCCCAACTTCGGCATCTACGACGCCGAGCAGGCGTTGCGCGAGGTGAAGCGAGCCATGGAGCGGCTCAACCTCTCGACCAAGCGCTGGCATCCGAAGGCGGTGCACGCGGCCATTTCCTCGGCCAAGAATCAGCTCGTCGGGCCGGCCGCGTACGCTGGTCAGGCCTTCGACCCCTTCGCCCGGGTCGTGGCCGGCGTGTACGAGGCGTATCAGGCGGCGCTCAAAGAGCAGAACGCCTTCGATTTCGACGACCTGCTGGTCTATCCCGTCGAGCTGCTGGCGGAGCATCCGCCGGTGCTGGCCATGTACCGGGGACGCTTCCATTTCCTGCTGGTGGACGAATATCAGGACACCAACCACGCGCAGTACAAGCTGCTCGAACTGCTGGCGCGGCAGCACGCCAACATCATGGTGGTGGGCGATGACGACCAGTCCATTTACGGCTGGCGGGGCGCGGACATCCGCAACATCCTAGAGTTCGAGCAGGACTTTCCGCAGGCGCGAGTCGTGCGCCTGGAGCAGAACTATCGCTCGACCCGCCGCATCCTGGACGCCGCCAACCGGGTGATCGCTGAAAACGTCCGCCGCAAGGGCAAGACCCTGCGCACGGAGGCGGCGGCGGGCGAGCTGCTGACGCAGGTCGAGGCGCTGGACGAACGCGACGAGGCGAACTGGATCGCGGGGGAGATCGAGACGCGGCTGGCCGGGTCCGCGGAGCGGTCGCTGCGCGATTTTGTCGTGCTCTACCGTACCAATGCGCAGTCACGGGCGCTGGAGGAGGCGCTGCGCCGCCGCGACCTGCCCTACCAGATCGTGGGCGGCACCCGCTTCTACGAGCGCCGCGAGATCATGGACGTACTGGCTTACCTGCGGCTGCTCTCGAACCCGCGCGACGCGGCCGCCTTCGAGCGCGTGGCCAACTACCCCCGACGGGGTATCGGCGACGTCTCCCGCAACCGACTGCTGGCCTGGGCGTCGGCTGGCGGGCTTACGCCGGTCGAGGCGGCGGCCCGCGCCGCCGAGTGCGACGGCTTGACCAGCGCGGGCGCTGCCGCGCTGGTGGGCTTCGCCGCGCTGGTCGAGCGGTTCCGGGCGCTGGCCGCGGAGCTGCCGGTGGGAGAGCTGATCGAGCAACTGATCCGCGAGGTCCGCCTGCTCGATGCCCTGCGCCAGGAGGGGCCTGAGGGGGAGGAGCGCATCGAGAACGTGCGCGAGCTGCTGGCCAGTGCGCACAGCTTCGATGCAGGTGCGGCCGAGGAGGCGGAGGAGGACGACGTCGCAGAGGGTGCTACGTCGCTCGACCTGTTCCTGCAGAAGGTCTCGCTGCTGACGGACGTGGACCGGCACGACCCCCAGGCCAACGCGGTCACGCTCATGACGCTGCATAACGCCAAGGGGCTCGAGTTCCCCTTCGTCTTCATCACTGGTCTGGAGGACGGCCTCTTCCCGCTGGCGCGGGCCTACGACGAGCCGGCCGAGCTGGAGGAGGAGCGGCGCCTCTTCTACGTGGGCATCACGCGGGCGCAGCACAAGCTGTTCCTGAGCCACGCGCGCACGCGGCGGCGCGCTGCCGAGCTGATGAGCTGCATCCCTTCGAGCTTTCTCGAGCCCATCCCGGAGGCGCTGCTCGAGCGGCAGGAGACGCCCGCGCTGGCGCGACTGCGCGCGGGGCAGTCGGGCGGATGGCGGCGAGAGCTGAGGGGGCGGCGCAGCAGGGCCGGGGGTGCTCGGGGAGACGGCATGGGGGAGCTGGTGGTGGACTACGCGGACACGCAGGATGCTCCCCGCTTCGTGAAGGGGGAGCGAGTGCGCCACCCGCACTTCGGCCGGGGGACGATCCGCGAGCTTTCCGGCCTGGGCTCTGACCTGAAGGCGGTGATCGAATTCGAGGGCTACGGCCGCAAGAAGGTGTTTGTGCGTTACGCCAACCTGCAAAAGGAGTTGTGA
- the gatA gene encoding Asp-tRNA(Asn)/Glu-tRNA(Gln) amidotransferase subunit GatA yields MTVPQALPSIRELVEDVRAGWRSAAAEARAAIEAIQRTHVGPDSLNAFLCYDAEAAAAAAAAVDEAAAAGEAAGPLTGVPVAIKDNICTLDFPTTCGSRILEGYRSPFEATAVRRLRQAGAVVIGKTNLDEFAMGSSTENSAYGPTHNPHDRSRVPGGSSGGSAAAVAAGLVPAALGSDTGGSVRQPAALCGVVGIKPTYGRVSRYGLVAFASSLDQIGTFGRTVADAALLLEVIAGPDPLDSTAAKRPVPDLAAELERGARGLVVGVPEEYFPPQLDSSVGSLCRQAAERLRAAGAEVRSVSLPHTPYAIPTYYIIAPAEASSNLARYDGVRYGLRAPSADSTLAVYQETRSRGFGAEVKRRIMLGTYALSAGYYDEYYGRAQRVRALITLDFRRVFQDGVDVILTPTTPAPAFRLGEKLEDPYQMYLEDVFTVTANLAGIPGLTMPIGEVDGLPVGGQLLANRWNEAAMIRAAAALERALGE; encoded by the coding sequence ATGACGGTGCCTCAGGCGCTGCCCTCGATCCGCGAGCTGGTGGAGGACGTGCGGGCCGGGTGGCGCTCGGCTGCGGCGGAGGCGCGCGCGGCGATCGAAGCCATCCAGCGCACGCACGTCGGGCCGGACAGCCTGAACGCGTTCCTCTGCTACGACGCGGAGGCGGCGGCCGCCGCGGCCGCAGCCGTGGACGAGGCGGCCGCCGCAGGCGAAGCGGCCGGGCCCCTCACCGGCGTTCCGGTAGCCATCAAAGACAACATTTGCACGTTGGACTTCCCGACGACCTGCGGCTCGCGGATCCTGGAGGGGTACCGCTCGCCCTTCGAGGCCACGGCCGTGCGCCGGCTGCGGCAGGCGGGCGCGGTCGTGATCGGGAAGACCAACCTGGACGAGTTCGCCATGGGCTCGTCTACCGAGAATTCGGCCTACGGGCCGACGCACAACCCCCACGACCGCAGCCGCGTGCCGGGCGGCTCCTCGGGCGGGTCGGCGGCAGCGGTGGCCGCGGGGCTGGTGCCCGCCGCACTGGGCTCGGACACCGGCGGCTCGGTGCGCCAGCCTGCAGCGCTGTGCGGCGTCGTGGGCATCAAGCCCACTTACGGCCGCGTGAGCCGCTACGGGCTGGTGGCCTTCGCCTCCTCGCTCGACCAGATAGGCACGTTCGGACGAACGGTGGCCGACGCCGCGCTCCTGCTGGAGGTGATCGCCGGGCCGGACCCGCTGGATTCGACCGCCGCCAAGCGCCCCGTACCGGACCTGGCCGCCGAGCTCGAGCGCGGCGCCCGCGGGCTCGTCGTGGGCGTGCCCGAGGAGTACTTCCCGCCCCAGCTCGACTCGAGTGTGGGCAGTCTGTGCCGGCAGGCGGCGGAGCGGCTCAGGGCGGCCGGCGCCGAGGTGCGCAGCGTGTCGCTGCCGCACACACCCTACGCCATTCCCACCTACTACATCATTGCGCCGGCCGAGGCCTCGAGTAACCTGGCCCGCTACGATGGCGTGCGCTATGGATTGCGGGCGCCGTCCGCCGATTCTACACTCGCCGTCTACCAGGAGACCCGGTCGCGGGGCTTTGGCGCCGAGGTCAAGCGCCGCATCATGCTGGGGACCTACGCGCTCTCCGCCGGCTACTACGACGAATACTACGGCCGTGCCCAGCGCGTGCGCGCGCTCATCACGCTCGACTTCCGGCGCGTGTTCCAGGATGGCGTCGACGTCATCCTCACGCCCACCACGCCCGCGCCCGCGTTCCGGCTGGGCGAGAAGCTGGAGGACCCCTACCAGATGTACCTGGAAGACGTGTTCACGGTGACCGCCAACCTGGCTGGCATCCCCGGGCTCACCATGCCCATCGGGGAGGTGGACGGCTTGCCCGTGGGCGGGCAACTGCTTGCCAACCGCTGGAACGAGGCGGCCATGATCCGCGCCGCGGCCGCACTCGAGCGGGCACTCGGGGAGTAG
- the gatC gene encoding Asp-tRNA(Asn)/Glu-tRNA(Gln) amidotransferase subunit GatC → MAVSREDVLHVAGLARLRLTASEVERLTVQLNSILEHMRALAEVEVEGVEAVGGAAEWEAPLRGKDVGPDALQLAPRALAPSWEDGFFTVPRLAALDTAELEEAFEDKAAAEPAGRPAPEDLPGAP, encoded by the coding sequence TTGGCTGTTTCGCGGGAGGACGTGCTGCACGTGGCTGGGCTGGCCCGGCTACGGCTCACGGCGAGTGAGGTGGAGAGGCTGACGGTGCAGCTCAACAGCATCCTCGAGCACATGCGCGCGCTGGCCGAGGTCGAGGTCGAGGGGGTCGAGGCAGTAGGCGGCGCCGCCGAATGGGAGGCGCCGCTGCGCGGCAAGGACGTGGGACCGGACGCGCTGCAACTGGCGCCGCGCGCCCTGGCGCCCTCCTGGGAGGACGGCTTCTTCACCGTGCCGCGGCTGGCGGCACTGGACACGGCCGAGCTGGAGGAGGCGTTCGAGGACAAGGCGGCCGCGGAGCCCGCTGGGCGGCCAGCGCCGGAAGACCTGCCGGGGGCGCCATGA